The segment GGGTGAAAAAATTTTACGCGAAATTAGgggtaaaaaagaaatttttcctGAACAGgtatagattttttgaaaaaaaattaaaacttttgtgaatagctgtagatttttgaaattcttttctaaaaaatttaatatatgacatttttttccaaaaaaaataattttttgtcaatagctatggaaTGCCCCTGGACTAGTTaagggtaaattaattttattagaatttttttttgaggtaacGCTAAAAAAAATCACCCAACTTCTGTTTTAGAGGGGTTTGTTAACAACCCcactacttattaaatattgaacacaaagagagaagaaagagcacactcaacaacattttttccttttctaatctctgaacttagttttttctttacacacatcccttcATCACTCATAAGTTAAAAGCTACTCTCCCCGAATCTAATTAATAAACCGAATTTTAATtgagatgttatttttttattgaacaaaatatatattaataatttactcAAGCCcttacataatttatcatttgatCATTTGTAATCTGACATTGACTTGGAGcaggaattatattttattttcaagcaCGAATACTAGATTATTAGGAGGGGCGAAACAAAAAGGATAGGGAAAGGAATCAAaggccatttttatttttaattatccaaaaattatttcaagaagaataaaattaagatttgattttagtatttcaaaaaaaaatgtaaggggATGCAACTTCTCAGGGTTTGGAAATACCTGACGTAGAGGTAATAAAaggaaatcaaaaaaaatatcgattaaaTTTGTACTTAAGTGTTCCACAAAAATATATGGCAAGAATACTACTCAAAGATGTAGCCTTGCGTTGGGTAGGGCTGTGTGGTTAATATGATCAATCGGCTGTAAAGGAATTTGATTACTATAAGACATTTGCAGATCACGGACCATTGGGATCATTGCCTGTTGAATGGGAGGAGGAGGTGGAAGACGTGGAGGAAGATTGGCAGAGCCATTAGggatattaccaaaaaaattacgGGTAGGATGAGAGATAAGGGGATTGGAGTTGAGAATAGAATTCAAAGAAGTCGACCTATTAGACGTCGTTGCCACCAAATCAGATCTCAATCTAATAAAATTGCCTTGGTTTGGGACTAAACTTGGCACAGATGAAATGGAGTTAGTGGTAGAAACACTTGATGTTAAGGAGGTTGGCGAATTATCAAGGACATCAATAAGTATGGGAGTAGTCACTACAATTTCCGCTGCTTCACTCATATTTGTAGGATTTTTGAGCAATTTATCAGTCTCCTTTAACTTTCGCCGGATTTTTCCTTCGGGTAGATttccaaagaaaaagaaaaaagtttcggAAAACAATATGGATATCAAAATATCACTGAGTTCATCCGACTTGTATTGCTTAGAAAAAATCTCCCATTGAtggtcatatatttttttcaagatatttttgtcTCGACAGGTGCCTCCCCGAAATTGACTATATGTGTGactaaaggaaagaaaaagattgTTTGAGAGCACAAAGCATTTCCTTTGATGACTCTGTGATAGTACGGTTATTCCAACTCCAAAGACATCAGTCGCATTTAATGGATTAAACGGCATTTTATCCACTATTCTATTGTTACTATTGTTAAGGTGAGTAGGAATAGAGTCGTTACTACTAAAAGAGGGTTCAGATCTTTTATTTTCGAGTCCTCGTATTGTTTGTAGCACAGAtactagattatttttttcaccctCAATCTTGGTAagagatatttttaaagaagaggtGGATGAGTCTAAggtctttaatttttcattttttgtaactaaatcTTTCTTTAATTCCTTCATTTCAGAGTTTAATAAGGCCAAAGTTTCAGCATTATCTATTTCTCTGGACTCTATCTCTTTATTTGCATTTATCAAATCAGTTTTTAGCTTGGATACAATATCTGCTTGCTCCTTCAATTTAACAGTGACTTGTTTACTTGACAAATCCGAAGaattcgaaaatattttttcaaattccatGATTCGTTTCTCTAATTTTGATttctcaattttaaatgaaataattcgtTTAGCTTTAGTAGTAAGTTCAGCTTCCCTTTCggaaatttttcctttggttTGTTTTAGGGCAATGTCCTTTTTAGCTATTTCTTCTTTGAGACTAGATATGCTCTTAGAATTGACTAAATTAGAAGAAACTTGAATACAATTCCTCAGATCCTTTTTCAGTTTAATTAACTCCTCATTTAATGCCTCAATTTTGTCCCCCTTTTCTGACAGCTCATCTTCCTTCTCTTTGAGCACCAAATTGGTTTCCAAGAGACATTTATCAACGTTGGACTTTTCAAGCGATAACTTCTTTGCAAGCTCTTCTGAAGTAGCTTGTATCTTTTCTAATGAAATCATTTTCTCGCGTATTTCCTCAACTTCTGAAACCAACTTGCTATTTGCCTTGTTCAGAATGTCGTTTTCAGATTTAAATATGTCCAGATTATCATTCATCCTACATATTTCATCAATTAGAGTCTTTTCGTTACCATTTAGATTAACTGCTTTTTcgagattttgaatttttttctccagatcgtcattttttttcttcattttattttgtgctTCTATTGCCAAATCCTTTACTTTTGCAGTTGACTTGAGATACCTATCAAGTTTAGCCAGTTCCTTGTCTCTTTCGCCCAGTAGTAATTGGTATGTTTCTACATCAGCTCCTCCTGACTGAATGGGATCTGTCATAGAGCTAGCATTGGACTTTTTTGTAACCCTCGTAACTTTATCAGTTGAGGATTTCCTGACGTCATTGTCTTCTTGGAGTTTTTTTAATCGAACAGCAACTTTTGCATTAAAGGCTTTTTCCTTTATCTCTAAATCAGATAACTTTTTACGATGATAGTTTGAGTCATCCAAGCAACGAGCAGCTTCTAATGAGGCTATACGACTCTTCTgctctatatatttcttaacaATATTATAACAAAGAGGACAAAGTAATATGGGCTTTACGATGGATATTTTGTCGGCCTCAGATAAGAGGTCATTTAGATAGAGTTCAATATCAATTGCTTCATTGACTCGAAACTTGAGTCCTTCTTCAACTCTTAGAAGGTGTTTGGAGGAATTGCAAAGAGAGCATTTCTTATCcgattctttttttatcttcagtCTTCGTCGGGATAATTTTGATTTCGGCATTAAGTGCATCTTTTAATTTGACAGTTTGCTCACTTGAACACGAATCCTTCCTAAACTTTTTGGAACTTGAAGATCCTAAGGAGTTACTACTGCTGCCTCCTTTTCTTTTGTTCTGGTTTGAACCTGAAGAACTGAGAGGTCGATGGATATTCATTCCGTTTTTTTATAGTCTGAAAAATGATAGAATAGAACAATTTATCATCTACTGTTGATAACAAACACAAGTAAGtgcttcaaaaatatacatatatattaagtatttgaaGAATTGCACAGACCATTTCCAAAGAGCGTATCTGTGAATTGAATCTAAATCAATGTGCACTTCATATTTTCCTTTATCGCTTTAAAAGTCTCATTCAATTGGGAATGTGGTAAATCATTTCAGCGGTTCAGGAAGGTCCAGATCTATTCAAGTAAGAACAATCTTTTGGAAacaatttaagattttttcaaaaaattcgtCTCAATTATTCATAGAGAGGTATAATGTATGGGAGTTGTATTTGTACAACCCGAACTTTATTACTTTACTCAAACAACAATTGAAACATATTAGTATCGTTGTTCTCATTTTATTCTGTTGTAATCTCAAGGTCAGGTAGTAGAGAAGTATTAATACGGAATGCCACTCTTTCCTCTTACGCTCACCAGGATGATTTCGTCTTTTCTCAGATTGCTACTAATTATATCTTCCTCTCACATTTAGTCTTTCGCAACAGACatgtgcgtggacaaaatctgccgcttaaaaaaaaaaaaaaaactaccagcttattttataatatttattgataaaataaaaacgaatatctttattaggatatagagcagctatctattcaatgtagccgccctCTGCGGCCAAAACCCCCTCAATAccgctacgaaaccgagaacaggcattttggatctgcactgcttctatctcactgaatttatccttgatgcaggtgatgagagactgcttggtgttatgggaggatcGGTTGGTCAAGatctccacgtaggaccagacaaagtagtccaacaggttcaaatcacgtgatgagggaggccaagaggagaagggtacgaacggaaaagcattgcttttcagccattcttgcctccgcttagctttgtggaccggagccgagtcctgctgctaCATCCCCGGCCTGTCACTGACAACAGATTTGACCCACGGTCACACAATTGTAGCTTTAGTGTCTCAATCTATAGCAGAGTTCCAATTTTTGTGGAGTTGAATGAGCACAGAcacaattattatcattttctttagtTTCATTCTACTTGATATTGCCAATAAATAGTAACCAATACTTATCTGAACAGATCAAACTAAATAGTAATAACTGGTCTTTTCCTTTAGACTTGACTCTACCTCAATATCTGACACCATATATGGTCATAGgtttaaaaatatggtaataAAAGATGGCGCGCTTTTTGTAATGGCAGCCTGAATGTTCATTTCACATAATTGGTAGTTTCACGCtaataatctaatgaaacgtcatgaatgATAAGTtgttctcctcccaaacattcttcaaactgtcaggattGCCACGTTCAGTTTAGTTGTGCTTCAATGTCATCGTTTTTGAAGTAGGTGATACtgagagtataattgaggatcaacattgtcTATGACTCCTCCctcttttctaaataaagagTGGAGTTTGTTTGTGgttatttcatttatgttataGCTGCTGCAGCTAATCAAATGAACCACCATGACAACTATGCTcctctcctccgaaacatttttttttgtctgggtGATCACacttattttcgttttttaatagCTTACTGTCATATCAAAATGGCTTGCAGTAGAATATCTTATCGCGAATGTACCTGTCACCAAGGTTAACAGTAATGCAAGTTTATGTCATCATGTTTTTGGACTTGACATAATTGTCAATTTAATGTACCCTACCAACTCCTCGGTAAGACAGACATATTTAGACGTCACAGAGTATAACAGCGGTACTCTAAGAGTAACAGTCAAGGTAGGAGAATTGTAGCTACTCTTAGTAAcggttatactctttgacgcgTTATGGTAGaactttgtattgttatttcccTTTCCTGTCACCATtcaaaaagaatccaaaaagggatgacttttattatttttctcctcAAACTCAGCTCTTATATCAGGAAAACATTTCCATAATAATGGACCATTACCAAGAATATTAATTCTGTGTTTTTTGcctaatgtttttctttttccagaCTGAGACAAAAGAAAGTAGTCAGATCATAAAGAGAAGTTACAAAGAAATAGTTGACATTCAAACTTCTAAGAATggttctttgtttctatctagACGCTGTGTTTGCTCATTTAGGGTCATTACAGTTAGTTTGGTGTCTGCCCCTATTTAAGACCGAGGACTGCGGTCTAGGTTTtcttgttggtccttaaagaaggtaggTAAAATCGATTCCTCAGGGCGTCTTTCaaagtgtttttccttttttttaattattccgttatataaatgcataaattatataactaagaatatatatgttcgtattatattgtattttaaagcaaaaaataagagATGTGCAATAATCTCAATACATAtcacaaatatcttatttggcttaataaaatatagacatttttaggaaaaattccaaggaccgacagtcctaaggacccgTCCCAATAATTGACAGCGCCTAGGACCGGTTCTctgactggactgaataaataaggacctacacaaTACTAATAACAACGAACGGATGGTTGGggactttttattgtttttgtattggtATATATTAATGAGTGAAAAACAGAATTCATCAATCGTCTAAAAGAGGGTCAACAGAGTTAAGAGGCGAAAGCAGGCCTTTGTGTTCGGAAACACAAAATTCAATAGAAGATCTCCTCTTTATCCTCAACAAGACCTCTATATTTAGGAACTTAGACGGTATTTGCTTCTTAGTATTCTTTTGGAGGGCAAGAAAAGCATAAGCAACACCTTGATTACGAATTGGATTATCTGATAacaatatcaagaaaaaaggTTCACACGATAAAGAAAAAACCGttgaatcaaattttactaCTAAAGGTGAAGCATTCTCTGAGAAAAGGTATCAAAAGTCTGGAAAAACAGTGGAATTATATTATTGCTATAGAAAGTGATTTATAATTCAGCTACTTAAATCAGGTTTGTAATGTTCTCTTTCTCTATCATTATCCATCTACAGAGTAGCATAAAATATTCCCTAAACGCGTGCtagttttcttttaattggtaTATTCAAATGAAGGAAAAGAGGAcacaacaaaaattcaaatttgatatacGGTTCAGCACTATACAGAAACATACCCTGCTGTTCGCGGAaagaaatttttggaatttcttaaTCACTAGGTTAACACAACTGTTCTCTAAGCTGATTTTGAGCGCAATCTTAGATAGTTTCTATTGGTTTATATATCTCGAAGTTGTCAGTTCTTCCAAAGTGAtttttagaagagaaaaaaatattgaatagagAATTAGTTTCAAACTTGTCATTGTAAATGGAATTTCGATAAGGTAAGTCTATATTATCAAAAACACGTGGATCTGAGAAATACAAGGCATTCAAATGTGGGTAAAATATGGTAAGATGTTTCCCATGCTCTTGTTGGTGATCAAGGTCTTAAACCAAAGTTGACATCGCCAAAGTAATGactataattgtattttatgttgGAAAGAGATAGTAATCAATGCACTATATGTCCCTCACAAatcaatttatagtattttaaatgattacttGGGCATGAAACATGTTGCCACTCATGTAGTTCCGAAAAAAATGGAACTTTCTTTGAAAAAGCTCAATCACCTAAATATACAGAATACATGCAAACCTGAACCCTAAAAACCAGTCAATTTCAACTACTCATTTATACAACAGTGGTTATTAAACATAGGCTTACGAAATTGATATGCAAACCAATCAACAAGTTTAGGAATGGCGTATTTCTGAACACAAACGaactaaaaccaaaaaaaaaaaaaaagtccgaTCAAAagtcaaggaaaaaaaaatccgaaccAAGTTAATACAAGTAATTGGACTTTGAACGTGGTTAGAACCGGAGTATTTTAATATCCGTGAGAAATTTGTAGCTACTTAGCCCTAATTCCGAATAATGTTCAAAAGTATAGAATGATGTACGTAAGTTATTGATGGGTAAAGAAGTAGAAAATCGCGCATTTTTAAGCGTGAAAGGATACAATTGTACAAGTAGATTATATACCCTCACATTTTCATTTCTCTATAGTTGAGTAATAA is part of the Lepeophtheirus salmonis chromosome 14, UVic_Lsal_1.4, whole genome shotgun sequence genome and harbors:
- the LOC121128959 gene encoding uncharacterized protein, whose translation is MHLMPKSKLSRRRLKIKKESDKKCSLCNSSKHLLRVEEGLKFRVNEAIDIELYLNDLLSEADKISIVKPILLCPLCYNIVKKYIEQKSRIASLEAARCLDDSNYHRKKLSDLEIKEKAFNAKVAVRLKKLQEDNDVRKSSTDKVTRVTKKSNASSMTDPIQSGGADVETYQLLLGERDKELAKLDRYLKSTAKVKDLAIEAQNKMKKKNDDLEKKIQNLEKAVNLNGNEKTLIDEICRMNDNLDIFKSENDILNKANSKLVSEVEEIREKMISLEKIQATSEELAKKLSLEKSNVDKCLLETNLVLKEKEDELSEKGDKIEALNEELIKLKKDLRNCIQVSSNLVNSKSISSLKEEIAKKDIALKQTKGKISEREAELTTKAKRIISFKIEKSKLEKRIMEFEKIFSNSSDLSSKQVTVKLKEQADIVSKLKTDLINANKEIESREIDNAETLALLNSEMKELKKDLVTKNEKLKTLDSSTSSLKISLTKIEGEKNNLVSVLQTIRGLENKRSEPSFSSNDSIPTHLNNSNNRIVDKMPFNPLNATDVFGVGITVLSQSHQRKCFVLSNNLFLSFSHTYSQFRGGTCRDKNILKKIYDHQWEIFSKQYKSDELSDILISILFSETFFFFFGNLPEGKIRRKLKETDKLLKNPTNMSEAAEIVVTTPILIDVLDNSPTSLTSSVSTTNSISSVPSLVPNQGNFIRLRSDLVATTSNRSTSLNSILNSNPLISHPTRNFFGNIPNGSANLPPRLPPPPPIQQAMIPMVRDLQMSYSNQIPLQPIDHINHTALPNARLHL